CTTTTTTTAGGGATTTGCTGATAGGCAGAAGGTGCGAATTTGTTACAGACTGCACTTTGCCTCAGTATCGCGCTAGACAGTAGAGAATGGGGTACATACAATCGGAGTTGAAACGAATTTATTGCGCAGTGGCTTGCGCGCCTTGGGGTGACAGCAGCCGTTGTGTTTATGGGCGCAACTATATTTTCGCAGTGGGTGCTAAAGAAACGCACTCACTACAGCAGATGTACGCCTGGCTATGATAAGGGGACAGAAGAATGTCATTTGAAGTATTTGAAAAATTGGAAGCAAAAGTTCAGCAGGCGATTGATACCATTACGCTGTTGCAGATGGAAATCGAAGAGCTGAAAGAACAGAACACTCAACTGAATCAAGAAGTTCAGCAAGCCGCTGGCTCTCGTGAGTCTTTGGTGCGTGAAAACGAACAGCTTAAAGAAGAACAAACTGCATGGCAGGAGCGCCTGCGCTCTTTGTTAGGCCGCATGGATGAAGTTAACTAAGTTATCTTTGTTCATGGTTTAGATATAAAAAAGGCGCTCAATGAGCGCCTTTTCTCACAAAGAAAGCGATGGATTATTCAAGATCCAACGGTTCTTCGGAAAGAATAATACCGGTGTTATCAGCATACAGATGATCGCCGGAGAAGAAGGTCACGCCGCCGAAGTTGACGCGAATATCGCTTTCGCCGATGCCTTCTCCATCTGCGCCAGCAGGAATCGCCGCCATTGCTTGAATACCGATATCCAGCTCCTCAAGGTCATCGACCTGACGAACGGCACCGTAAACTACAATGCCTTCCCACTCATTTTGAGTAGCAAGACGAGCCAGTTCCGCGTTGATTAAAGCACGACGCACAGAGCCGCCGCCGTCGATGACCATCACGCGTCCACGCCCGTTTTCTTCCAGCAGTTCATAGAGCAGGCCGTTATCCTCAAAGCATTTCACCGTAGTGATCTGCCCGCCAAACGAAGTACGCCCACCAAAGTTGGAGAACAACGGTTCTACTACATTCACATCTTCATGATAAATGTCGCATAGTTCGGAAGTATCGTATTTCATAGGATTAACGTCTGTTTGCCGCAGGGAGGTCTAGTATATCCCCTTATGCATGTTGTTTGCAAAAACACCAATTGTTAAATATGGCTAAACGCGGCGCTGGCGCACGTTTTGCGCGCCAGCGAAAAGAAGGGAATTAGCTGAGCACGGTGCCGATGGCGAATAAGACGTTGGCTAGTAAGGCACTTTTCACCATGTTTTCTAGCATTGGTCGCATTGCTTCTGGCGTGCGGTGCGTGAAAACGTAGCGGCCATGCTTATACAGCATGGGGATAGCGAGAACGAACAGCCAGCCAAAGGCGCTTTTGAGATTTACCAAGGCGAACAGTGCTAGGCATACTACGGCGCCAACCAGTAAAGCGACGTGGTAGACGCGTGCCTTGATGGGCCCGAGACGCACGGCAAGCGTGTTTTTGCCATTCATCGCATCGTTTTCGATATCGCGCAGGTTATTGATATTCAAAACCGCAGTGGCTAAGAAGCCACAGGCGGTGGCAGGCAGCATGACGACGCTGTCAAAAGTCCCCGCCTGCAAATAGTACGTGCCTGCTACGCTGAGCCAGCCAAAGAACACCAGCACAGAAATATCGCCTAAGCCCATATAGCCATAAGGACGAGTACCTACGGTGTAAGTAATAGCGGCGACGATGGCCATTAAACCTAAAGCCAAAAATCCGATGATATCTTGTGGCTTCTGGCAGGCGACGGCAATTAATGCGATACCGGATAAAATGGTGATGACTACGGTAATGCCTAGCGCACGTTTCATCTGCGCTTGGGTAATTACGCCTTTTTGCATACCGCGTAGTGGCCCAATTCGCTCTTCGGTATCGCTGCCTTTCACGGCATCGCCATAGTCATTGGCGAGGTTGGAGAGTATTTGCAGCATCGCCGCCGTCAGCAGCGCAAGCAGTGCAATTTCGACCTTAAAGGTATGTTGCCAA
This is a stretch of genomic DNA from Hafnia alvei. It encodes these proteins:
- the zapB gene encoding cell division protein ZapB, which encodes MSFEVFEKLEAKVQQAIDTITLLQMEIEELKEQNTQLNQEVQQAAGSRESLVRENEQLKEEQTAWQERLRSLLGRMDEVN
- the rraA gene encoding ribonuclease E activity regulator RraA, whose protein sequence is MKYDTSELCDIYHEDVNVVEPLFSNFGGRTSFGGQITTVKCFEDNGLLYELLEENGRGRVMVIDGGGSVRRALINAELARLATQNEWEGIVVYGAVRQVDDLEELDIGIQAMAAIPAGADGEGIGESDIRVNFGGVTFFSGDHLYADNTGIILSEEPLDLE
- a CDS encoding 1,4-dihydroxy-2-naphthoate polyprenyltransferase — protein: MSSSTTISRPRAWLESLRLRTLPLALASIVTGSAIAAWQHTFKVEIALLALLTAAMLQILSNLANDYGDAVKGSDTEERIGPLRGMQKGVITQAQMKRALGITVVITILSGIALIAVACQKPQDIIGFLALGLMAIVAAITYTVGTRPYGYMGLGDISVLVFFGWLSVAGTYYLQAGTFDSVVMLPATACGFLATAVLNINNLRDIENDAMNGKNTLAVRLGPIKARVYHVALLVGAVVCLALFALVNLKSAFGWLFVLAIPMLYKHGRYVFTHRTPEAMRPMLENMVKSALLANVLFAIGTVLS